ACTATGGCAGGGCTATAAGAGGGTTATCGTCCTTTGTGTTACTAGTTGCTTGGATTTCTGTGTTAGCTGGTCAGATAATTGCTGGGGGTAATATTACACAAATTGTGGTTGGTGATAAAATACTTTCATTTATTGTATTTGCTTTAATATTCGGTATTTACACATTTGTATGGGGGCAAGTAGGGGCTATAAAAACCTCCTTTCTTCAAGTTCTACTTATGGTAGTTGGAATTGGACTAATATTTTATTTAGTGTTCTCCAAAGCTGGCTATTCGCCTAAGTTGCTTATGAATGCAGAGTTTGGAATTAGTGAAAAATTTAGCTTATCGTTGCTGTTGACGGTATTTACATCAGTTGGGTTATCATACCTGTTTGGTCCTGATATCTATTCAAGGATATTCTCGTCCAAGGATAGTAGCATTGCAAGAAAGGCTGTCTTGCTTTCAGCATTTCTAATTTTGGTAATTTCGTTTTTCATAGTAGCAGTTGGAGTGCTAAGTAGGGCAGTGTTTAGCAATGTGGAAAACCCAGATAACATAATTCCTATTTTTTCTCTCTCTCTAGTTCCTGAGGAAGCAAAGCCATTGGTATTAGTAGCTCTGATTTCAATACCTTTGTCTGGAGCAGATGTGATACTGGTTACGGCTACTGCAGTTCTCTCAAGAAATTTACTACCCTCAATCTTCGGTGAGAAAAGAATATTTGAAAATGTATGGTTTATAAGGGTAGTTTCAGCTTTAGTGATATTGGTAGCTACGGTAGTAGCTGTCTTTGGAAAAGGTATAATTCCTACCTTACTGATAGCGTATAAAGTGTTCTCCTCTACAGTTGCGCCTATTGTCTTTTCTTCGTTGCTTATTAAACTCCTTAGAAGAGAAGTAGTGATTCCAAAGTCCAGAAAAATTCTAATGTTTTCTTTGCTTTCGGTGACTACGCTTTATATACTTCTTTGTGAGATACTTCCATTTCTTCAGATTCCTAACTACACATTGTATGTTCTTTTTATTAACACCGTGGTATCTCTAATAGCTACTTTTTGGAGAGTCAGGGAAGGACATATTGGGATCTTTTCTGTGGAGAGGAAGTAGTTACCGAGTTTGGTGAGGATTTTTGGAAGTGTTGTAGAAGAAATTTGAAAAATTGTTCTATGGGGTGGTATACTTGAGTTGTATGATATTGGCTGTGGTGAATTCGGCTACGGAGAGGTTAGGATATGTTGAGGAAAGCTTAAAAAGGTATGTTATCAGTTTTTCTTGTGTGGAAGCAAGTCATTTGCAAGAGTTGGGAAGTCAAACTTTGATTGCTAGTAGATACTCTGGAATGGTAATTCTTGGTAATTTCCAGTCTATATATGAGGAAGATAGGTACCCCTTTATAGCCTACGAGAAGAAAGTTGTTGAGGAATTTATTGAGAGTAACAAGCCTGTGATTGGTATTTCCTTCGGAGCACAGATTGTAGCTAGTGTTCTAGGAGCTAGGGTGTATAGAGGTGATAGAGGTGCAGAGATAGGGTGGTATGAGCTTCAAATAACTGGAGATGGTGCAAAGGATGCGGTATTCTCAAAGTATTATCCTAGAATAATGGCTTTACAGTGGCATGGTGATACCTTTGATCTTCCAAAAGATGCTGTAAGGATTATAACTTCTTCCAAATACTTAAATCAAGGGTTTAGATACAGAAAGAATGTCTATGGTCTTCAGTTTCACCTAGAAGCAAAAAAGGAGGATGTCAGTGAGTGGTGTAGGGTTGCTCAGATTTCGGAGGAAGAGACTCAAAAGATACTTAGTGGATTTGATATGTATTCTAGTGAAATGAGGAAAATCAGTGATGATTTAGTTTGGTGGTTATTTGTGAATAGTGTATGGTAAGAAAAGAATTTACCCTAATTGAGAAGCTAGAGGAGCTTCTAAATATATTTTCGTTTATTGAGTGTTTCTCCGAGTTAGCAATAGTAGACCAGGATGAAAAGATCATCTTACTAAAGTCTGAAGGAATTTTGTCCAAACAGGACCTAGTAAACATATTCAATGTAACGAAGGAGAATTATACAGAGTTTAAAATCCCCTTTACTTTTGGTGACTATGGTGGATATAACCTCATTTCGTTCTATTTTAGGAGTAAAGAGTCAGAGCTTGTGTTGGTGGGTCTTAGTAATTACCAAGAGTTAGGGATAAGGGAAATCTCTGTCTTCAAGTTGATAGCGCTAAGTGTTAAGGATGTGATTGATATGGTTGAGTTGACTGCTAATATAATAGATAGAATCGGAGAGCTTGAAGCTTTACTATCATTTTATAAGTCAATAACTACTCCTTTAGACAGAGAGTTATTTTTGGCTTATATTCTGGATAATATCATGGCTGAAACAAGTGTGGAAGTTGGAAGTATAATGATAGTTGGTAATGATTTAACGCCGATTTCCAGCTTTCACTTGGGGCTAAGTGAAGAAGTAACTAGAGATATCTTGAGTGCTTTGAAACAGGCAAATAGGTCTGATGAGATCAGTGTTTTGGAGGTTAATGAGATTGAAAAGATTTTGCATATCAATACCAAAGGTTTGAAGAATGTTATTTTTTTCCCAATAAAGTTTGAAAATGAGATTGTCGGCATTGTTCTCTTAGCTAACAAGAGGATTGGAATAAACTATGTGGAGTTTTCTAAAACTGACATAGAAAAGCTTAGGGTTCTTTTGAACCCTGTGGGGATAATTATAAAGAATTACATAATGTTCAGGGATCTTTTCTTCTTAAACCAACTTAACCAGAAGATTCTTTCCAATATTGGTAGCATAATTGTCATGACTGACAGCAAATACAACGTTAAGTATACTAACAAAGAGGAGTTTAGAGAGTTAGTTCAGAAGTTGATAGAATCTTCTAAAGACAATGAGGGTAAGTTTGATAAAGGAGTAGAGCTACAAGTTGATGGTAGGTTTTATGAAGTCAAAGCTCAACCTATACTTGACGAACAGGGCAAAGTTACGGAGATAGTGTGGACTGTGGAGGATGTAACTTATCGTAAAGAACTGATCAATAGATACATCCTTTCTGAGAAGATGAATATGATGTCAGAAGTGGTATCTGGAATTGCACACGAGATAAGAAATCCTGTAACTTCAATAAGCGGGTTTATTGAGCTACTGAAGGTTAAAGGTGATGATCCAAAGTTTATAGAGAAATTCATAGAGGTTACCTCAAGGGATGTTGAGAGAATAATAAATTTGCTGAATAGCTTTATAAGATTTGCAAAACCTGTGGGGTATGAGATATCCGATGTTTCGCTAAGCTCTGTCA
This region of Brevinematia bacterium genomic DNA includes:
- a CDS encoding sodium:solute symporter family protein, with amino-acid sequence MIYLFLYFLCVLGVILAFSRKFVKVGSEEYTVYGRRGGVFEIAMSLVALVFGASSVFGLAGWGYKLGWNAIWWTLSGVIFLVVLGIFFAKVIYSLRGVTIIDVIEGNYGRAIRGLSSFVLLVAWISVLAGQIIAGGNITQIVVGDKILSFIVFALIFGIYTFVWGQVGAIKTSFLQVLLMVVGIGLIFYLVFSKAGYSPKLLMNAEFGISEKFSLSLLLTVFTSVGLSYLFGPDIYSRIFSSKDSSIARKAVLLSAFLILVISFFIVAVGVLSRAVFSNVENPDNIIPIFSLSLVPEEAKPLVLVALISIPLSGADVILVTATAVLSRNLLPSIFGEKRIFENVWFIRVVSALVILVATVVAVFGKGIIPTLLIAYKVFSSTVAPIVFSSLLIKLLRREVVIPKSRKILMFSLLSVTTLYILLCEILPFLQIPNYTLYVLFINTVVSLIATFWRVREGHIGIFSVERK
- a CDS encoding type 1 glutamine amidotransferase, with translation MILAVVNSATERLGYVEESLKRYVISFSCVEASHLQELGSQTLIASRYSGMVILGNFQSIYEEDRYPFIAYEKKVVEEFIESNKPVIGISFGAQIVASVLGARVYRGDRGAEIGWYELQITGDGAKDAVFSKYYPRIMALQWHGDTFDLPKDAVRIITSSKYLNQGFRYRKNVYGLQFHLEAKKEDVSEWCRVAQISEEETQKILSGFDMYSSEMRKISDDLVWWLFVNSVW
- a CDS encoding ATP-binding protein, which translates into the protein MVRKEFTLIEKLEELLNIFSFIECFSELAIVDQDEKIILLKSEGILSKQDLVNIFNVTKENYTEFKIPFTFGDYGGYNLISFYFRSKESELVLVGLSNYQELGIREISVFKLIALSVKDVIDMVELTANIIDRIGELEALLSFYKSITTPLDRELFLAYILDNIMAETSVEVGSIMIVGNDLTPISSFHLGLSEEVTRDILSALKQANRSDEISVLEVNEIEKILHINTKGLKNVIFFPIKFENEIVGIVLLANKRIGINYVEFSKTDIEKLRVLLNPVGIIIKNYIMFRDLFFLNQLNQKILSNIGSIIVMTDSKYNVKYTNKEEFRELVQKLIESSKDNEGKFDKGVELQVDGRFYEVKAQPILDEQGKVTEIVWTVEDVTYRKELINRYILSEKMNMMSEVVSGIAHEIRNPVTSISGFIELLKVKGDDPKFIEKFIEVTSRDVERIINLLNSFIRFAKPVGYEISDVSLSSVIYEALDVLMYQINQKSIKVENTVSEEIVIKGNYNLLLQVFTNIILNSIQAISGVNGRIKIGSVDCSSDGCVMVFVEDNGVGIPKDIQEKIFDPFFTTKPNGTGLGLSISQKIVMEHGGVVKVKSEEGKGTKVMIFLPYDAKQKIS